The Myripristis murdjan chromosome 11, fMyrMur1.1, whole genome shotgun sequence genomic sequence AAAGGCAGACTCTGTGGTGAGACGTCCAGGAAGCCTCACTGAACCCGCTGGCAGGGGGCAGCGGCCTGTCCGGTGCGCTCGCTGCTGCTTGCACTGGGGCTCAAGCGGCTCGGCGTCACCGCTGGAGCCACGCCCCCTGCCCGGCGGGGAGACCACAGCACTGTCAAGACACACGGGATAAAATGATACAACTTCCGGTcacccattcaaaataaaaattaacaagCGTGCTGGAACTTATGTAAGCGATTTATATATGTACGTATTCACTGCAATACAAAGTATTaaattgaaaattaattttaaaaatgatgtcaGTAACATAATAAAACGTAATaaaaattatttacttttattcaaTGCATTCTAAACATGAAACTGTGGCactgttttctccatttttattatttttttttttttacgcaaATATTATTAGGCCTATACCTTTaccttctatttttattttattttaatttactttaaaacatatattacgaataaaatattacaaatagaaaacaaatatagaacagaaaaaatataaaatgaaattaaatgtaaaactttatgtttgattttgcttgattttattgaatttaaaaaacatttaaggGTTTTGACAAAGTTCatacaaactgacaaattaaaatgaacaaaataaataaataaacaaataaatgatattTATTGATTAATAACAGTATAATGACAAAAATAgcgcaaaataaacaaaactaaaacagacaaaataaaagtataaaacaaaaactacacaGAAAACAAGTTTTTTCTCAGACATTTCTCTTTATGATCATAATCTGTTTTGACTGATTCGACTGATCACATTTCGCACACGTATTCACAAATATCTTAATCTGATTGTTATCATCATGATTATTATGAGTATTATGATTGATAATTATTGTTATGACGGGTCTCGACAAAGAGCTTTAGAGTGCTATGgtcaaaaatgctgtttcagaggcaaTTTGTACACTGCCAAAAGAAGACGGAACTGCTGAATATTAttcctgaccaaaaaaaaaaaaaaaaaaaaaaaaaaaaaaaatctgcctttcaTTCGGTTTGACGCTACAAATTTTGCTCTTTTAATTTGACGGCAACGCGGCGTGTTTTCCGGTATCTCCCGGGCTGAATCtgtgcaccttcatgcacgTTGACAGCAGCTGCTTTTCACTTATGTGAGCGCTGCAGTTCGCCTGTCTGCTCAGTCTGTCTGCAGGCTGACCCGCTGGAGGGCAAAGCTCCCGTGTGAACCCGGATCAGCAGCTCGGCTCTCCCACTCAGAGGACACGGAGAGGCGCGTCCCCCGGCCGGTACGCGGTGAAACGCCGAGCGGCTCCGGAGCTTCCCCGCAGCATGTAGTGAAGCCTGAGTTAGACCCCGATTCACTGTGTGTGCTTTCATTTGTGTCATCCACGGATCAGCTTGTGATTAAGGGAAGCGTGTGAAACCTGCGTGATTTCCTTGTCTCCGGTGTGCGTGGTAGGCATGTTCCACATCAGCCAGGCTGTACTTTCCCCGCAGTGGCCCTCTGTCTGCTCCGGTCCGCTGCTCTGATCACAGCCTGGGTGACCCGCTGGAGCCATGGGTGGGAGTCTGGGTTGCCACCGCTCCATCCCCAAAGACCCGACAGacttcagcagcagcaagcGCAAATTCAGCGCTGCGTGTAACTTCAGCCACATCCTGGTCAACCAGGAGCGACTGAACATCAACACGGCCACCGAGGAGGAGCTCATGACCCTGCCGGGGGTCAACCGCACCGTTGCACAGAATATCGTGGAGTACCGGGACTGTATCGGGGGGTTTAAAAAGGTGGAGGACCTGGCGCTTGTGAGCGGAATCGGGGCCACGAAGCTGGAAGTGATCAAGCTGGAGATCTGCGTGTCCAGTCGGACCAGCTCGTCCCAGCACTCCCCGTCCTCGCTGCGTAAAGACCTGGATCACCAGCCCTGCACCGGGATGAACATCAACACCGCCACGCCGGCGCAGCTCATGAGCATCCGAGGCATCACGGAGAAGATAGCCAAGAACATCGTGGCCTACCGGGCGGAACACGGCCCGTTCAAAAGCATCGAGGATCTGGTGAGGGTCAACCACATCAACAGCTCGCTGCTGGACAAGATCCGCTTCCAGGTGTTTGTGGAGCGCTCCAGGGCGCCGTCCACCAACACCAACGGAGGGTTGACCTGCACCACCAAGTCCCACCCGAGCCCGACTTCCTTCAGCCTCAGGAGCGACGACCTGGACCTCCCACCTGGAGGACCGACCCAGATCATCTCGGTGCGGCCCAGCGTGGAGCCTCCGCCCGGCCAGCGGGACGGGAAGCCCGTGGTACGGCTGGCTACCTGGAGCCTGCAGGGCTGCTCCTGTGACAAGGCCAACAACCCGGGGGTCAAAGAGGTCGTGTGTATGACCCTCCTGGAGAATGAGTAAGTATAGTCCTCTGGGTTCATCCACCACCACTGGACTGATTACTGTAAGCATGGGTGTCATGTGGGTGTGGCACTCGACTTATTTTAACCTGAGTGCAAATGTGATctttaagttttttgtttttagtcgTTATAGAGGAGAGCAAAGATCAAGCAAAGAATTCTGTATTCTGCTTAGAACTCTGGGCCTAACATTGAATGTTCAGGACAGTTTGGTGACTCTCGTGTTATAACTGATCACTTCAAACAAAAGTCACTGCTCCACTTTGTCCCCAGAAATAGTGGAAATATGCAGTGTAGAAGATGCAGGGGCACTGACATAGAGTCCAGTTAACTGAACCCTCTGTAAGTCCATTAAGACAATATGACTCTGCCAGTAGCCCACTGCTAtttatctttacttttttttttttttttttaaattgttttgtctttgaagGGATTATGTCCCATGGAGGTTAAGAATCTCTTTTCAAGTGCGACCTGGTCACAAAAGCAGCATCAGAATAAATAGGAGATGCATGCAATCAGAATACAGTCAGCACCACAAAACAGAGTTAGATGAAACAAATTATAGAATCAATATGCaaatgggtattttttttttctatatatgtACTCCAAAAGGCAGTAGTCCCATATCAAATCAGCAGCCAGGGCAAATCTGTTTTATATCTTAACCAACCAAAGTCAATACAGCTCCAAGGTGAGTCTGACACAACACCATTATTGCATCAGTTGTTTGAGAGAAGTCTTCCTtgtacagaaaatgaatgaaaggagAGCATCGCGACCTCATTCCAGGAAGAGCGACTGTGTTCTCTAACAGTTATGCAGATAGCAGGGGGAGAAATAGGCCTGTGAGAAACCAGGTTAATCTACCTAAATAAGCTCTTGAGTGCAGCTTTTCCACCTCATGTTGCACGGTGAATGAATAATGAGATGAGTTAAATGGGATTCTGCATATTTGCTACACAACCAACTGCAAGGCTAAAGAGAGTCTGCTcctcctgtttaaaaaaaaaaaaaaaaaaaaacgcagctcAGGCTGTGTGCTTTCAGGGTCACGCTTATTGACCTGTTTGAGAGCAGCCGTTGTTTTGCTGACATTTGCAATCAATTTTTATTGAATGTATTTATAATAATGTGGTGCAGTTTTCAGCAGTCTAGACGGAGGGGTGTTTGTGCGTGAGAGTGAGATTGGGATGATGAAAGCTACAAGAGGCCCAGAACCACAGCCACAAAATATATCtttgaaagtgaaagaaaagggaCATGTGATCAATATACAACACATTTAGATTATCAACACCCTGACTCCCTGCACAGATAGGGGCACATTTCTGCATGATTTGCTTTAAATATGTCACTACCAGTAAAATTAGTATCCCAGTATTAATAGTCATCAAATGATCCATCTAAGCCTCGATCCATTGTGTTATCCTCTGCAAAGAGAATGCTATACCAAGCTTCATTCAAAAATCTGTCACTTTACCATTACCCTGCTTATCAGCAAACATGCAGAACTCCTAAAACATCGCTTAACATGCTTTATGAATCAATCAATTCAGCATACACCACATGCACCAAATGCACTTATTTGTTTCTAATTTAAACTTTTCAAATtgactcactgtttttttttttttttttgccatgatcTTCCACCAAAATACAGTGTTGTGGGCGGTAGCAAGCAGAATGAACCAGTtcttaaagttcattttttcttgaaaaagagCAACATTTATCAGAAGGATGTTGAATAAGAATAGATGGTAACAATAGGTGGCAGATTTTAAGTCGTGTTCTGTGAGGCGATCATGTTTGCTGATAACCGTGGCTGTATTAAATTGGCATTTTTGGTGTGGCATGGATGAATCTACCTGAGGAAGGTTAGACCTCTTCATGTCCAACACAGCTATGCATGTTGCACCATCACACCCAATACAGTCGAGCCCCACAGTAGCgggacaaaaatgaaaacattgcaGCAGGGctcttgtgtgttgtgtgttttgataaTCGCTGTGTGTTCACCTTTGGCACAGTCAGAGATTCCTCTATCCCTGCCTCCCATTTCGCTTCCCTCTACTATTTAACAAATCCCCAATACTTCCTTCAGTCATGCCTCCCACTTCCTGTGTTCCCAAGCATAGGTAACAATCGTAACGGCGATATTGGAGGTTCTCAGTCGTGGAGGAAAAGCCAGTgggagcgggaggaggaggaggaggaggaggaggccgcaTAGGCGATACGGTGTGTTTGCATAGTGCTCCGGCTCCACTGTGAGAGCAATCACAAGATCCATCCTGAGTTTACAATCTGGGCTGGCTGTCCTCCAGGCACAGGCAGAGAGCTACTGGAGTTCAATGAACTCCCGCTTACCAAAGGTTACACAGCAAACTGAGCTCAGCCACCAGCGCCTCCCAGGCCTGCTGATACTGGTAATCAGCCAGCCATTAGTCTGCCTCGCACATCGCCCCCTCACTGGGCTGAGAGGAAGTGAAACAGCCCTGGCTAGCTCGTAGCAGTAGGGTTAATACAGATGAAGTAGGGGATCTGAGCTGAAAAGGCACTTGGATGACTCACGTAAATGCAGAGCAAATGTGGCGGTGGTGGGGAATAGCTGTGTTGGGATCCACTGTTCTGCCAGAGAGTTTCTGGAGTGACTCATTTAGCTGTTTCTGGAGTGTTGGACTCAGTTGTTCCTCTCAACATCTGCTTATGCACAGGCTGGCCATGACTGCGTTCATTTAGCCAGTTTGCCCTTGTCAGTCCATGGAAATGATCTTGTGTCACACAATGGAGTTTGGCAGTGATCTTGTAACCCACACAACTCGAATGCAGTCGAACTGTCATCACTCTGTTTGCCATGGTTACTGGCctggtacagaataaaatggcgaTTATACCTCATAGATTGGATCATACTTGTTTGAAAACTTCTGCTTCTCCTATTAGCTCCGCAAGTCACCATCTGCAAACCAAGCTGGGTCAGCATCATCAAACATACCTCTTacacaggggcgccgccaggaattttgggccccatgaaaaaaaaaatttacccGATGAtgatttaatcattttatattagtttttacctatttttgggggcccctgtcaggcaagggcccttggaattgtcctaacttttcccccatatacggcgcccctgctctTACATGATAAAACCTCTCAAAGTGCATGGTAACCCGATGGTTTTCTAGcctcacaaaaaaattaaattaatcttATCATAttagtttgtaagattttggtcATACTTCCAGATTGTAGGGTTGCAGCATCGTAAACACTTAACCATAATACCGCCTGACTCCGTAGACTGCATGCTTGTTGGTGGTTAAAAACTATCTGCATGAGCTACATTCTTAAGACcaagatgttttatgggtcagatgtttttttttttttttttttttttttttttttgtcattttaaaccCTACATACTGATGTAGATTAGCACAACTTCAgtggctgctgctctgaccATCCAGGTATGCTGATTTGAATGGGAGAGAGCGTTCCACTCTGTTGAGGTTCTGTGTTGTAGCCTCAGTTCTGCAACGTTCTCTGATCTCTAATGCCGTCCTGTCCCTTGCAGTGCTGTTGTGTGCAATTTTAAAGCAACACTAGGCCAGATTTAGGTAGCAGCAGGGAAAAGTGCTCCATCCCCTCTGTTTTAGACACTGATTCACCGTATTTGCCCAAATTGTATTTCTGAGATGGGTATTCGGACACTTCTCTGCAAAACAGGAACTGATGAATCACAGTGTCTGTAAAACGGCGGGGAGTGAGTGCTCTGTCCAGACCAGTGTTCTCTCATCTCGTCGGCTTCCTTTAGTGTGAAACATCACAGACCGTCCGGGTCGGTAAACATGAGTGTGACGCGTGCGTACTGACGTCAACCTGTGGGATTCTGAGTATTGAAGATAAGATTGTCCAGTTACCTCTCACCGCCACTCTGAGCCACCGGTGTGCAAAGTTTCTTAGTGTCATTTTAAgtgtcagacactgatgtcatgtttttgctCTATGAAACATTGAAGTAGTGGCAAAGGTTTGTAGATGATTTACTGAACCTCAAAGCAAAATCTCCTGTCATGACGTTTGTTTCCAGTGGCACTCTGTGACATTAGTTGACAGACTGCTGTTAAGGGAAGACTGGCTGAAACTGCACACAAAGGGGAAAGAGCTTGCCTAGAACTATCTGCTTCTCAGAAGACAACAGAGTGTTGCAGGAAGCAAGATGCTGAAAACGAGACAAAATGATTCATGTTGTccttcaggaggccaaaggGGACTTTGTTCTCTAAAATGGAAGGAAGAAATCCTTGGAAAGGCACTTGTTGTTTGTCCAGACAGTCATGTTTAgctgctcttttctctcccgTCAGTGAGAACCGGTCCAATGTGCTCACACTGCAGCCAGTAAAGCCAGTTATAGCAGAATGAATTGCTTGGTGATACTCCCGGTCTTGGATTGCAGCTGCTCTTGTTGCTGTCTTGTTAAGCCCATTACTGTCTAATCCAGtcctcctctgctgtttgtgtAGCTCATCACAACTTTCCAGAGAGATGTAAGCTCATAAAACCACATGAGAGTTTATTAGTGTGAATGACTATGGAttccagatgtaaaaaaaatgttgtggtcTCACTTTACGAGATACACCTTATGCccttgttttgatttatttaacatgTGTATGTTTGCTGAAGCATGTGCTCAGTGTGACCTATTCTACATCTGATTTGACCCACTTGCTTGAAACTAGTTGATTGTAATGATGCATTAATTTGAACTGCACTTTTGATAAGGTCTGTTACTCCAGTTTTAGTCCAGGTTACAGTTTCTGAGGCATTTCTTTATGAAAACATTGTATGGCGTTTTCATGATTAAGAAACTGTTGACAAAGATACTTAGATCTAATAGGTGTTACCATTTCCAATATGCATGTATCTCAGCATTTCAGACTTCATGGTCAGTGCTATTGGTCACAAATGGCCAATGGACGTTTTGCCCATTGTAATTACTGAGTGGGGGAGGAAATTTACTGGCGCTTGGATAGAGTCCTGCTTGAAGCTGATTGtctttatgggaaatgtggtcttaatttggagaaacactaacactaacaatGCCCCTAGTGTGAGATTTAGACTCTGAGTCTCGAccttggtttgatttttttgagaTCATTTGACCAAGATTTCACAATTCATTTGACCGTGATAACTTGATGCTTAAAATGCATCCTTAAACGACAGGGGTCGTGTCTAAATGGCAACCCGAGATTTGCAAAATGACTTGTTTGTCATTGTGGAAGTTGAATGTTTGTAAAAAGTAGTTTCAAACACAGTGATGAGCAGCAGTTATTCAAAACTTCTTAACAAATACAAGGATCAAATAGACACAGGCGACTGTCGTGTGAGGGTCCATTGTTAGAGCCCTGCTGGACTTGTTATCAACTTGCTATCAAAAAGCTGACGCAAAGTGGTAAGTCTCTCATCACTAAAGCTAGCCTAGTTGTGCAGCGTACAGTTGTAAATGGTGGAGATGAATATTTGGAAAAAACTTAGActtatctttttaaaaaatactataGTTAAACAAACTTGATCTTGGATCATGGTACCCATTTATGGGGGGAATTAAACTGTtcctttttgttattttcctatttgaattagGAGGTAAATCTAGCAGGTATTGCTGCAGGAAATTGTGGCCTAGTaaccttgtgccaggaagaaatgaTCTGATGGTACtttcgtaaaaaaaaaagtggcctAATTCcatgaaaagaaaaggctaccaggacttcttgttttttatattggcatctGCTGTATTCATGTTCTTTTATGGGCTGAAAGTGTTAATTTGGGAGTTGTTGTGCCACacagtggaagtgaatggagagacaaaaAACAGTATTCTGCATTAGCCCAGGACAGCATGGAGCAACTGATGTGGAACTATACAAGCCAACACTCCACCAAAGTTTAATTTAGCTTTAATTCACGTTTCCCTGCTGAACAGCCAGTCCCAGGCTCCTTCACTGAAAGAGAGTGAGGGCGTTTTTACCAGAATGTCGCCATATCTGTGACTTCAGTGTGCACAGGCCCGGTGCAGCTGCTGAGATTATGTGTCTGACCTTCCCAGCCCGTAGGTCAGGATTATGAGGAAGGCAGGAAGGGGGTGTTGGCAGCAGTGTCACACACTCCTTTAATCCCTACCAGTGATTGGAGGGAAGGTCGTGATCACACGCCTTCACAGTCTATCAGACCTGTCGGAAACACAGGCACTGTCGGCTGAGCCTCACATACATCCTCCTGGGTGAAGAGGAGCTCCCTGTGCAGCATTCTGGTCTCCTTAGCGCCCACAGGGTGTCACAGTTTACCTCCCTGCCGTGTCCTATTtcacaaaatacacattttcaactCAGCATTGCTTTTCTGCCGTCCCTTTCTGTGATTTTAAAGCAGTGGTTGCGTGCGGTTGAAGTCTactgtgtattttctttgtcGTCTTTGTGGAAGCATCTTTCCTCGGGAATCTCTTGCCCTCGCGTTCAGGATCACAGTCAGGCCTCCTTGCTCAGCAGAGGAACCTAGGGACCCATGGTGTGGCCGGGATGGCTGCTGAGGTCATGAGGACGGCTGCTGCTAGGGTGGTCAGTGCAGAGCTGACGCAGGATGTGGGGTGCTCATGTGGAAATTTCCATTGGCACAGCATTTTACAGTGGGTGGACAGTGAGTTAGGGGCAATGCCCAGCCAAACTGCCAGCCAGGAGTCACTGGGACTGATACACTTTCAATCTAACTTTTCCTCCTGAACACACTTGATTTGGGCTATTTAGCCTCTTATTGCATTTGAAGCCGATTGAATAGAATGTCACCACTGAATGTCAACTTTTCTGGAACAAAGTGTAACAAGATGAACTGGGTTTTAATTGACACTGACTGACACTTTGTGGGCATAGTTGTTGCctaaatgcactgcaaaaagtcaaaatcttaccaagattatttgtcttatttaaagtaaaaatgtcttatttctagtcaaaatatctcgttacacttcaaataagacatgatcagctcagaaataacttgtttttagacaattttcacttgtttcaagtgaaaatctacttgaaacaagtacaAAGTACTTGTTTGcagcttgttccattggcaaaatttgtttcttgtttcaagctaattttcacttgtttcaattttcacttgaaacaagtgaaaattgtctaaagacaagttacttctgagctgatcatgtcttattttaagtgtaatgagatattttgactagaaataagacatttttactttaaataagacaaataatcttggtaagattttgactttttgcagtgtgctacTTAGTTTTTAAGGTTGAAACAAAAGATACACATCTACATGAAAATAGTATGGAGGTATGAAAGAGAGAATCATTGGTTGAGGAGGAGTGCAATAGGACATTACAAAGCTAAAAACCTGATCTGAATTGCAAAcatgtagcagtagtagcagtccACCACGCCACTGCCACATCAGGAGTCCATCAGTCAGCACCTCAgcaggctgctgctgtgctggagCGCAGCCTCGGAGGAAAGCCTCTTCTCATTCAGAGCGAGAAAATCCTCGGAGGTGTTATTTCTGTCCGAGGTCATCTGTGGCGATCCCGCTCGCCACTTCTGATTATGTAACCACGTCTCTGCCCTCCGATTTGCCTTAATCCGACAAACATTAAAGCTGCGGGTGCGTTTCGCCTCGCCGTGCTGTGTTTGCGTCTGCAGTAGCAGTAGATAACCGGCCCAGAAAATCACTACAAGTGTCTGGCTGATACGGAGGCTGGTCTTGACACTGAAGGATTAAGTCTCTCGAGATGTCACCGAGTCCTTATGCGAGTCTTATCATGCCACTTTGATTtgtttagtctgtgtgtgtgttcctgtactTACTTTCCATTCTCACATTTCAGTCTAGTTGATCTGGGTAGACAGCATTGGCTAGCTGTGGTTAAAGgagcataccagtgattctgaatgtcaGGCTCACTAACTACAATttcccccacattttacactggaacaaaccattttgcaaatcatgcaggggtactaaagatttcacagcatataatcaaaaacggccaccttataatgttctactTGTATGTCAACATTCATAATCcgcagaactgataattggctgttcAAACTTTTCCCTGGGGActgttttccagcagagaggCCATTTCattccacccaatttcaaggcATCaatcacaacagtgctgctgcttttaggaaaactaatgtggacaactttattacagtgatgcaatactggtgtgaagaagtCTCTGAGAGTTCCTTTGCATATCTTAGTGGCAGATATTAtgcttaacatgcaaaatcactggtatggtcctttaaggagAATCCTCTGCCGTACTAGAAGTGGACGTCACTGTCCGAGCACTATCTGATTTGTAAAAGGCGACTATCAGCCCTGTCTATCAGTCTAAACCGAGTGCATGctcttttttccacttgtgtgttcctgtgtggaCGATTCATTACAGCAGAGGGGAATTATATTGTGTCAGAGCACTAATTGCACCACTGACTCGGCACTTTCCCCTAAAATGTACAATATGACTGGTATGTGTGTTAATCTTCGCCTTCTGTTGAGCTGCAGAGGCTTGTTTCCCAGTTATGTGCTACGGCTGAGGTCAAGTCAGGTCAAGGTGGGTGGGAATCGAGTCGTAAGCAGCAGCCGCAGTAATCACAGAGGATCAGGATATTCACAGGAGTGAACCGGTCTGAATCTCGATGGGAGTTTCTCTCATTGTGCAGAGCGATCACACCTATGGGAGAGGAAAGGGGTGTTGTCTCTGCCGACTGCAGCCCTGTTTGTTCTGAAAACAGGATCTGTGGACTCGCTGATTACCAGCGCGACAGTGGTGCTGCTGGAAATCTCCCTGACTCTCGGTATTACGCAACATGTTGCTGTAGGGTTGGGTGGGGCTTCTGAACAGccaagcagcagaaacagctggAAAAGTGAAATGGGGATTAGTATTGATACTGGTGGTTCATTTGTAAATAAAGCCTCTCTGTTATTGTTATGTAAAGATTTGATTCAGCAAATTACGACCATTTGCCTAAGCCTCGATGTGACCATGCCGCTGGTTTAGTCTTCTCTATCTCTGGATATTGCAGATAGTGTAATCTAATCATATCTTAGTTATGTAACCTCCAGACAAGACATACTGGCAGTTTGCTGGCTGAATAAAAGGGCCAACAGGCTGTCAGTTGCAGGAGATAAATATAATTGGAATGGTTATTTCCTTGCATGAGTTTTAAAATCTTAGAAAACTGGGCGGTGAAGTCATCGGGTGAAGTAAAAGTCACAACGAGACATCTTGAacactgcaacattttttagttctaaaattcaaaacaacagTGAGTTGGCTAACACCGACATCCACAGgctttgtcttcatttagctGACGCTCTAATGCACGGTGGCCTAAAGGGTCCGTATATGCTGCATAATGCAATGCTTGGTAGCTACTACAGACAACCTTGTCAGTAAGTAAGTCATAATACTGACAGTTAACACATTAACTTGCCTGTTCAGTGTGGCTGGAATTAGATTCAATTAAAGCAGCTGCTGGTATGTGCATGGTCTTCCTCCAGCCAGAGCTATCAGGTGAAGAGGCTCGGAGGGGATTGCACATCTTATTTACCTTAAAATATATGAATGAGTGGAAAATCAAGGGCCTATTAGATGTTTCCTGAGGTGCCACTTTTCTGTGAAGGGTTATCAGTTTGCCACTGAGCAGATTTAATGCAGTCACATATTAGAATGATCATCAGAATAACAAACTCATTTAAAGCCGCCAAGATGATGAAGTTTTTTACAGACTGTTCTTGCTGTTAGTGGTCATTCTCATGTCTTTAATGCTCAGTGCACATCTACTTAGGTGAGTGATACATTTGAAGCGctattgaactttggtagagtgttgggtgtGTTTAGTTACCTGGGCGTGCtatgagtccacatgctggTGAAAATATCCTCCTTTATCTAGTTGCTCTGTTCTCCCCTGGGCTGCTTATCCATAATACGTTGGCAAACTGGGTCCCGAAATAACATTTTTGCACTTAACTGAGCATGAACAAAGCCGATTATGCCACAAA encodes the following:
- the eepd1 gene encoding endonuclease/exonuclease/phosphatase family domain-containing protein 1; protein product: MGGSLGCHRSIPKDPTDFSSSKRKFSAACNFSHILVNQERLNINTATEEELMTLPGVNRTVAQNIVEYRDCIGGFKKVEDLALVSGIGATKLEVIKLEICVSSRTSSSQHSPSSLRKDLDHQPCTGMNINTATPAQLMSIRGITEKIAKNIVAYRAEHGPFKSIEDLVRVNHINSSLLDKIRFQVFVERSRAPSTNTNGGLTCTTKSHPSPTSFSLRSDDLDLPPGGPTQIISVRPSVEPPPGQRDGKPVVRLATWSLQGCSCDKANNPGVKEVVCMTLLENDIKLLAVQDLLDREALDKFCVELNQGTLASVRKWKWPRGLWKSTVSEKPTGRSSKGVSYSGFLWDSSSGIDLKDAAVLEPPVVNGNGNHGYPRPYLAHFSIGSSELTVVNVHMQAITQPGESNGRNHNSDEAKSQRLSPSIQETLKGEKELVVLGDFGLPPQSSELDLLRKEKLCAVVPSSQFTNISTRSPQGTQCLDNIWVSRSLKKIYSGHYMVVREGLTNPWIPDNWSWGGVASDHCPVMAEFFVDASPKELSRPSVTVVDRGDIMPKHER